The proteins below come from a single Diadema setosum chromosome 21, eeDiaSeto1, whole genome shotgun sequence genomic window:
- the LOC140244244 gene encoding uncharacterized protein produces the protein MVILLRWLNKKYFTRWINRHTDNKYYVVTPNSAEHSLSLRSDDKLYEEIMDDHESQRFKINDSPYNTLNRANLPLAEISRQSITKVQVQSTGISASQLIPDTLSATTSICADDIDVDRNECVKGYMEPAEVETELTSRDGIEAEMVVGMPDHQSTTDNSLSSREASEDTLVSKHSTIEEDKKLSSLKEIDKDETSLTLSNVYSNMSNRTTSSDDIFRPASQDAVENMEDSLAEMESNSLWNVSDCSLEDEDQSDLKHTNIYDMPPSESKGKEGEGLNRSKSPVPAHTHDPISTPSESPKTAQTSPPSRGSQRDAYVNCEIYNLVSSITSDMGDDESTSDASSNVNNSNSTESGGVLLDELGYLIIEDKDHETLSAERESMTSCKNSRHSPSGDNQEKTDIDEGVEANIDELGYLILEDVS, from the exons ATGGTGATACTCCTGAGATGGTTGAACAAGAAGTACTTTACAAGGTGGATTAATCGACACACTGACAAC AAATATTATGTTGTGACTCCAAATTCAGCTGAACATTCTCTGAGCCTGAGGAGCGACGACAAACTGTACGAAGAAATTATGGATGATCACGAATCGCAACGATTCAAAATCAACGACTCTCCTTACAACACTTTAAACCGTGCAAATCTTCCACTAGCTGAAATAAGCAGACAAAGCATCACAAAAGTACAAGTACAATCTACTGGGATTTCAGCATCTCAGCTTATTCCTGACACCTTGTCGGCAACAACATCCATCTGTGCGGATGATATTGATGTGGATAGAAATGAATGCGTTAAAGGTTACATGGAACCTGCCGAAGTAGAAACAGAATTAACATCACGTGATGGTATAGAGGCGGAAATGGTGGTGGGTATGCCAGACCATCAATCAACCACAGATAATAGTTTGTCCTCAAGAGAAGCATCCGAAGACACGTTGGTGTCAAAACATTCCACAATCGAAGAGGATAAGAAACTTAGCAGTTTGAAGGAAATAGACAAGGATGAAACAAGTCTAACGCTGTCTAACGTTTACTCTAACATGTCTAATCGTACGACATCTTCAGACGATATTTTCCGCCCAGCATCCCAGGATGCTGTAGAGAACATGGAAGACAGTCTTGCTGAGATGGAAAGCAATTCACTCTGGAACGTAAGCGATTGTTCCTTGGAAGACGAGGATCAATCCGACCTCAAGCACACCAATATTTATGACATGCCACCGTCAGAATCTAAgggaaaagaaggagaaggcCTTAATAGGTCGAAGTCTCCTGttcctgcacacacacatgaccCAATTAGTACTCCGAGTGAATCTCCAAAGACAGCGCAGACATCACCACCTTCGCGTGGGAGTCAAAGAGACGCATACGTGAATTGTGAAATATATAATCTGGTGTCTTCAATTACCAGTGACATGGGAGATGATGAATCTACATCTGATGCTTCTTCAAATGTCAACAATTCAAATTCTACGGAATCAGGAGGGGTACTGCTAGACGAGCTTGGATATTTGATTATCGAGGACAAAGACCATGAAACATTAAGTGCAGAAAGAGAATCAATGACCAGTTGTAAGAACTCACGACACTCTCCTTCCGGAGACAATCAAGAAAAAACAGACATCGATGAGGGAGTGGAAGCCAACATTGACGAGCTTGGTTACTTGATTCTCGAAGACGTGTCTTGA